Proteins from a single region of Dyadobacter fanqingshengii:
- a CDS encoding AraC family transcriptional regulator, translating into MKIIREEITPSEGSSFKVLLTPGLNDTFLWHLHPEYEIVYVEGTSGTRHVGDHTSVYEGSDLVFIGPNIPHLNFDYGVRTDCEQVIIQMKENFLGKDFLNIPEFAPIKTLFEKSHYGLSFSGQTKKAIGTQLKQLPDLDHFDQLILLLQILRTLAASEEVITLNALPAGNKSLQKEQHRMDSIYKYVELHYDQSPDVNVIAEHVNLTTAAFCRFFRKNAKMTFTDFVNIYRINQAKNLLLQNKTVSETCFAVGFESLSYFNKLFKKIVSENPSDFRKKYLT; encoded by the coding sequence ATGAAGATCATTCGGGAAGAAATTACTCCAAGCGAGGGAAGCTCATTTAAAGTGCTGCTGACTCCCGGACTGAATGACACGTTCTTATGGCATTTACATCCTGAGTATGAGATCGTTTATGTGGAAGGAACCAGCGGCACGCGCCATGTGGGCGACCATACGTCGGTTTATGAAGGAAGTGATTTGGTTTTTATTGGTCCAAATATCCCGCACCTCAATTTCGATTATGGCGTTCGAACTGATTGTGAGCAGGTTATTATTCAGATGAAAGAAAATTTTTTAGGCAAAGATTTCTTGAATATCCCTGAATTCGCCCCAATCAAAACCCTTTTTGAAAAGTCTCATTACGGACTATCATTTTCCGGCCAAACAAAGAAAGCCATTGGCACACAGTTGAAGCAACTCCCTGATCTTGATCATTTTGACCAACTTATATTATTGTTGCAAATCCTCAGAACATTGGCTGCTTCCGAGGAAGTCATTACGCTGAATGCATTGCCTGCGGGTAATAAATCCTTGCAAAAGGAGCAGCACCGCATGGATTCGATCTACAAATATGTGGAATTGCATTACGACCAAAGTCCGGACGTGAATGTCATTGCAGAGCACGTTAACCTTACCACGGCCGCATTTTGCAGGTTTTTTCGAAAAAATGCCAAGATGACTTTTACTGACTTCGTGAATATATATCGTATAAATCAAGCCAAAAATCTGCTATTGCAAAACAAAACTGTCTCGGAGACCTGTTTTGCCGTCGGTTTTGAAAGCCTCTCTTACTTTAATAAGCTTTTCAAGAAAATCGTGAGCGAAAATCCGTCTGACTTCAGGAAAAAATACCTAACCTAA
- a CDS encoding 2'-5' RNA ligase family protein yields MKRVHINNNHWNTLASIRHHMYEYLLVFSCDKVTEALLHNVKRYFEENYGCAYAANLVPHLTLFKCTIHENKVDRIIQGFEKVARHASPLSISLTQFKKYEYGTFYVDLETSASDQVVDLAKRLKMEVGSHVRQWAPGENHFCDDPHFTIARNMSALQTAKAAIDWLYREFLATFQASEMILLRRSLITGSKYEQIATFPLLGIPGGCYTQGSLF; encoded by the coding sequence ATGAAACGGGTTCACATCAACAACAACCATTGGAATACACTGGCCAGCATCCGGCACCACATGTATGAATATCTGTTGGTATTTTCATGTGATAAGGTTACAGAAGCTTTGCTACATAATGTCAAGCGGTATTTCGAAGAGAATTATGGCTGCGCATATGCAGCCAACCTGGTGCCTCACCTGACACTCTTCAAATGCACGATCCACGAAAACAAAGTGGATCGCATTATCCAGGGTTTCGAGAAGGTGGCCCGTCATGCATCCCCGTTATCCATTTCGCTTACCCAGTTTAAAAAGTACGAATACGGCACATTCTATGTCGACCTGGAAACCAGCGCATCGGATCAGGTTGTCGATTTGGCTAAAAGACTGAAAATGGAGGTGGGAAGTCACGTACGACAATGGGCGCCGGGAGAAAATCATTTCTGCGACGACCCGCATTTTACCATTGCCAGAAATATGAGCGCTCTGCAAACGGCCAAGGCTGCAATAGACTGGCTTTACCGCGAGTTTCTGGCCACTTTTCAAGCCAGCGAAATGATCCTGCTCAGGAGATCACTGATCACAGGCTCCAAGTACGAGCAAATTGCAACATTTCCCCTTCTTGGAATCCCTGGAGGCTGTTATACACAAGGTTCATTGTTTTGA